From one Erinaceus europaeus chromosome 4, mEriEur2.1, whole genome shotgun sequence genomic stretch:
- the OGFRL1 gene encoding opioid growth factor receptor-like protein 1 isoform X1 — protein sequence MGNLLGGVSFREPATVEDCDSTWQTDSEPEPEEPRPGSSGEGPEQQPEQPVRSPERACGRPRACPAPDEDAEAAGAEQGGDSTEATAKPKRSFYAARDLYKYRHQYPQNFKDIRYQNDLSNLRFYKNKIPFKPDGVYIEEVLNKWKGDYEKLEHNHTYIQWLFPLREQGLNFYAKELTTYEIEEFKKTKEAIRRFLLAYKMMLEFFGIKLIDKTGNVVRAINWQERFQHLNESQHNYLRITRILKSLGELGYESFKSPLVKFILHEALVENTIPNIKQSALEYFVYTIRDRRERRKLLRFAQKHYTPSENFIWGPPKKEQSEGNKAQKMPAPLSSVHSQTSMHKKSKDSKNSSSAVHVNNKTAEEKNVTPQESGEETDKLSTEPSSEAARPRNAEDCDVENSNSQPENTVNKPIEKKESSSPSEKDEESENHDKDYENPENPRSHDGL from the exons ATGGGCAACCTGCTCGGCGGCGTCAGTTTCCGGGAGCCCGCCACGGTGGAGGACTGCGACTCCACCTGGCAGACGGACTCGGAGCCCGAGCCCGAGGAGCCGCGGCCGGGCAGCAGCGGCGAGGGCCCGGAGCAGCAGCCCGAGCAACCCGTGCGGTCCCCGGAACGCGCCTGCGGGCGGCCCCGCGCCTGCCCCGCGCCGGACGAGGACGCCGAGGCGGCGGGCGCCGAGCAG GGTGGTGATTCCACTGAAGCAACTGCTAAACCAAAGAGAAGTTtttatgctgccagggatttgtACAAATATCGACACCAGTACCCA caGAACTTCAAAGATATCCGATATCAAAATGACTTGAGCAATCTTCGTTTTTATAAGAATAAAATTCCATTTAAGCCAGATG GTGTTTACATTGAAGAAGTTTTAAACAAATGGAAAGGAGATTATGAAAAGCTGGAGCACAATCACACTTACATTCAGTG GCTTTTCCCCCTGAGAGAACAAGGCTTGAACTTTTATGCTAAAGAGTTAACTACATATGAGATTGAG gAATTCAAGAAAACAAAGGAAGCAATTAGAAGATTCCTCCTGGCTTACAAAATGATGTTAGAATTTTTTGGAATAAAACTGATTGATAAAACTGGAAATGTTGTTCGAGCTATTAACTGGCAGGAAAGGTTTCAACATCTGAATGA GTCTCAGCATAATTACTTAAGAATCACTCGTATTCTTAAAAGCCTTGGTGAGCTTGGATATGAAAGTTTTAAGTCTCCTCTTGTAAAATTCATTCTTCATGAAGCTCTTGTGGAAAATACTATTCCCAACATTAAACAGAGCGCCCTGGAGTATTTTGTTTATACAattagagacagaagagaaagaagaaaactccTTCGTTTTGCCCAGAAACATTACACACCTTCAGAGAATTTTATCTGGGGACCGCCAAAGAAAGAACAGTCAGAGGGAAATAAAGCCCAGAAAATgcctgcccctctctcctctgttcACAGTCAGACTTCTATGCACAAAAAATCCAAGGACTCCAAAAATTCCTCCTCAGCTGTTCATGTAAATAACAAAACAGCTGAAGAGAAGAATGTGACACCTCAAGAGTCTGGAGAAGAAACAGACAAGCTCagcacagagcccagcagtgaAGCTGCCAGGCCAAGAAATGCAGAGGACTGTGATGTTGAAAATTCAAATTCTCAGCCAGAAAATACAGTGAATAAGCCaatagagaaaaaggagagttCATCTCCTTCtgaaaaagatgaagaaagtgaaaatCATGACAAAGACTATGAAAATCCTGAAAATCCACGTTCCCATGATGGATTATAA
- the OGFRL1 gene encoding opioid growth factor receptor-like protein 1 isoform X2, which produces MGNLLGGVSFREPATVEDCDSTWQTDSEPEPEEPRPGSSGEGPEQQPEQPVRSPERACGRPRACPAPDEDAEAAGAEQGGDSTEATAKPKRSFYAARDLYKYRHQYPNFKDIRYQNDLSNLRFYKNKIPFKPDGVYIEEVLNKWKGDYEKLEHNHTYIQWLFPLREQGLNFYAKELTTYEIEEFKKTKEAIRRFLLAYKMMLEFFGIKLIDKTGNVVRAINWQERFQHLNESQHNYLRITRILKSLGELGYESFKSPLVKFILHEALVENTIPNIKQSALEYFVYTIRDRRERRKLLRFAQKHYTPSENFIWGPPKKEQSEGNKAQKMPAPLSSVHSQTSMHKKSKDSKNSSSAVHVNNKTAEEKNVTPQESGEETDKLSTEPSSEAARPRNAEDCDVENSNSQPENTVNKPIEKKESSSPSEKDEESENHDKDYENPENPRSHDGL; this is translated from the exons ATGGGCAACCTGCTCGGCGGCGTCAGTTTCCGGGAGCCCGCCACGGTGGAGGACTGCGACTCCACCTGGCAGACGGACTCGGAGCCCGAGCCCGAGGAGCCGCGGCCGGGCAGCAGCGGCGAGGGCCCGGAGCAGCAGCCCGAGCAACCCGTGCGGTCCCCGGAACGCGCCTGCGGGCGGCCCCGCGCCTGCCCCGCGCCGGACGAGGACGCCGAGGCGGCGGGCGCCGAGCAG GGTGGTGATTCCACTGAAGCAACTGCTAAACCAAAGAGAAGTTtttatgctgccagggatttgtACAAATATCGACACCAGTACCCA AACTTCAAAGATATCCGATATCAAAATGACTTGAGCAATCTTCGTTTTTATAAGAATAAAATTCCATTTAAGCCAGATG GTGTTTACATTGAAGAAGTTTTAAACAAATGGAAAGGAGATTATGAAAAGCTGGAGCACAATCACACTTACATTCAGTG GCTTTTCCCCCTGAGAGAACAAGGCTTGAACTTTTATGCTAAAGAGTTAACTACATATGAGATTGAG gAATTCAAGAAAACAAAGGAAGCAATTAGAAGATTCCTCCTGGCTTACAAAATGATGTTAGAATTTTTTGGAATAAAACTGATTGATAAAACTGGAAATGTTGTTCGAGCTATTAACTGGCAGGAAAGGTTTCAACATCTGAATGA GTCTCAGCATAATTACTTAAGAATCACTCGTATTCTTAAAAGCCTTGGTGAGCTTGGATATGAAAGTTTTAAGTCTCCTCTTGTAAAATTCATTCTTCATGAAGCTCTTGTGGAAAATACTATTCCCAACATTAAACAGAGCGCCCTGGAGTATTTTGTTTATACAattagagacagaagagaaagaagaaaactccTTCGTTTTGCCCAGAAACATTACACACCTTCAGAGAATTTTATCTGGGGACCGCCAAAGAAAGAACAGTCAGAGGGAAATAAAGCCCAGAAAATgcctgcccctctctcctctgttcACAGTCAGACTTCTATGCACAAAAAATCCAAGGACTCCAAAAATTCCTCCTCAGCTGTTCATGTAAATAACAAAACAGCTGAAGAGAAGAATGTGACACCTCAAGAGTCTGGAGAAGAAACAGACAAGCTCagcacagagcccagcagtgaAGCTGCCAGGCCAAGAAATGCAGAGGACTGTGATGTTGAAAATTCAAATTCTCAGCCAGAAAATACAGTGAATAAGCCaatagagaaaaaggagagttCATCTCCTTCtgaaaaagatgaagaaagtgaaaatCATGACAAAGACTATGAAAATCCTGAAAATCCACGTTCCCATGATGGATTATAA